Within the Pseudomonadota bacterium genome, the region TACAGCAGGGCTGAAGGTGGTTTATGCCAACCATGTTATTGGATTGGGATGTCTCTGGGGGTATCTCGCCTGGGACCATTTGCGGAAATACCGGGTCCGTCTCCTGGACCATTCAGCACTGGCGGCTGCCATCCTGATTTTCAGTTTTATAGTTCCTGCTCCTCTTGAGCCACCCTGGCCGGGCAGTATTCAGGTTCTTGGTCCCTGGTTTTTCATCGGTCTGCAGGAACTCCTGAAATACATCCAGCCATTCTGGGCCGGAATTTTTTTTCCAGTAACGGGTATGATCTTTCTCTGTCTAGCGGTTCTTGACCAGGGCAGGGCGAGGTGGTCATTGATCGGGACGATCATCTGGTGTGTTTCCTATTTCATTCTCACGGTTGTCGGCTGGAACAGTTGAGAGGGGTGCTACGAGGGAAGAGGGAAAAAGACCTTGAAAACGGTTTGTTCATCAGGAACAGAGGTGACTTCAATCCGGCCATTATGACTCTCGACAATCTGTTTGACAATGGAAAGACCAAGACCGGTGCCGTTCTCGCTGGTGGTGAAAAAAGGATCATAAATCTTTCCGAGAACCTCTTCCTTTATCCCCGGGCCGCAGTCGCTCACCTTTAAAACGGCATACTCCTTGCCGGTCTGATCTGTTTCTTCGGTTGCCTCGACCGTGATATCTCCTCCCTTTTCTCCAAGGGCATGACAGGCATTGGAGATGAGATTGACAAGCACCTGCTGGACCTGTTTCGAATCGGCCCAGAAATCAAGGTCATCTGAGACGAGGGTTACGGTTCGGCATGAACGTGATTTCCATCTTGCTCCCTGCTGGAGGAGTTGGACGGTTTCGTTGATCAGGTTACGGATGGAAAACCAGTTCATGATGGGTTCGGCAGGTTTGGAAAACTGCAGGAACTCATCAATGGTCTTTTCGAGTCGGTCGCTTTCCCGAATCACGATATCCAGCAGCTTGTGGCTGGAAAGCTCCTGAGCTGTTTCCTGCTGCAAAACCTGAGTGGCGCCGGAGATGGCGGCCAGCGGATTTCGGAATTCATGGGCAATGCCTGCGGCCATCTCACCGATCGTTGCCATTTTTTCTGCCTGTTTGACCTGTTTCTCCATGTCCCGGATCCGGCTCAGATCCTGCATGGTGTAGACACGACCATTCCCTTGTCCACCGGGGATTTTGAGTTTTGACCAGGAGTAGCCGATGGGGATCCGGGTTGAGTCTTTCTTGGTTAGTTCCGTGACCTGCCTGAGGCTGCTTTCTATTTCATGTTTGAGGTCGGGGAGCAGGTCGGAAATGGCTTTGTTCAGTACCTCCTCTCTTCTAAACCCGGAGATGATCTCCGAGGCGTTGTTGAATGAGGTTATCCTGTCCTCCTCATCGGTCGTGATAATCCCGGTGGTAATATCATCAAAGACCTGCCGGTAGAGAATTTCAAGGCGGTCGTAGTTCAACGTGGATTCGGTGAGGGCCTTTTCCGTTTTCCACATCCGTTCGAAAATAACGATGCTCAGACCGCTGATCAGAAAGAATACAATGCCGTGCACCGCAAAGAAGTGCATGGCAACGATAATGTTTTCCACCGGATTATCAATACCGGTCCACAGCCAGGGCTGGTAGAGAAGCTCGACGAGGATTATGAATCCGTAATTGATGGTGCAGACCGCCGCCATCAGAAGGCCGCCCAGCCGCAGAAGGAGATAGCCGCCGGCAAGGATCGGGAAAAGATACAGCAGGGTGAATATCGACTGGCTGCCACCGGTGGCAAAAACGATACAACTTAAGAGAAGGGCATCGGAAACGAGTTGCAGCAAGGCAAAGCCGCGATAGTTGTTGATCCCTTTGAGGATAAGAGCAGAGAGAATGGTGTACAGATAAACACCTGCAATAAAAAGAGCAATAACGTTGATTGAAGGAATGATAAGGTCATGGGTTTTGGTCTGCAGCAACACACTGATGCCAAGGAGGATCGTCAGGATCAGAACTCGCAGGAACAGAAGCCACTGGATGTGGTTTTTCAGCAGATCCTTCGGGGGAGTGGCGATATTCCTGGAGAAGAATATATGACCATTGCCATCAAGCATGATTCAAGCCTGGAGGGGATTAAAGTTTGTACTTCTGGATCTTGTAGCGCAGTGAACGAAAGCTTATCTTGAGCAGATCGGCCGCCCGCATTTTGGAGTTGTTTGCCCGCCTGAGGGCATCTTCGATGAAGCTTTTTTCAGTCTGCTCCATGACCTTTTCCAGGCCGGACTCATAAACATTGTCCATGTCGATGGGATCGGGAATTGGCGGCGGCGCCCCGACTTTTTCCTTTCCATACAGGGACAGGGTGAGGCTTTCGGGAAGGATGATGTTGGAGCTTTCAAGAGCGACTCCTCTTTCGATAATGTTTTCAAGTTCCCGAACATTACCTCGATAATCATAATTCATCAGAACTTCCATGACATATGACGAGAGCGCCTTGACTTCTTTGTTGAAGATCCGGGAGTATTTCTCCAGGAAATGGTCGACCAGCAAAGGAATGTCTTCCCTTCTTTCCCGGAGGGGGGGGATTCTGATGGGCACAACGGCCAGGCGATAAAAAAGGTCTTCCCGGAAGCGAGACGCCAGCACTTCTTCTTCGAGGTCCCGGTTGGTAGCGGAGATTATCCTGACATTGATCTTGACCGTATCGGCTCCGCCAACCCTTTTAAATTCTCGTTCCTGCAAGACCCGCAAAAGTTTGGTCTGGATGAAGGGGGTCAGTTCGCCAATTTCATCGAGAAATGCGCTGCCGTGATTGGCCTGTTCAAAAAGACCCATTTTATTTGTAATTGCTCCGGTGAATGATCCCTTGACGTGACCGAAAAGCTCGCTCTCGATGATGGATTCTGGAATGGCGCTGCAGGTAATCGGAACAAAAGGGTTTTCTGAAACATTGCTGAGATTGTGAATAGCTTGCGCGACAAGTTCCTTGCCGGTCCCCGATTCGCCATAAATCATAATGTTGGCATGGGTCGGAGCGACCCGCTGGATCATGTCGTAGATCTTCCGCATTTCCTGGCTTTTGCCGATGATCCCTTCGAATTCGGTCAGCGGCTTGTGGGTAAGGGCTTTAACGACCGAACTGCTGGAAAGAGCCGTTGAAATAATATTCTTTATCTCGTCGACTTTGAACGGTTTTGTGATGTAGTCGAAGGCGCCGTTCTTCATTGCCATCACCGCGTCTTCCGGGGAAGCATAGGCGGTGATCATGATCACCGGCAGGGAAGACTCTGTTTTTTTTATTTCAGCCAGTAACTCCAGGCCACCCATGCCCGGCATACGAATATCGGTAATTACCAGATCAACATCCGCTCGTCTGATGATATCAAGGGCAGCCATGCCATTTTCGGCTGAAAAGGTTTCAAAACCATCCTTTTCGAGAAGAATGGTAAGAAACTCTCTCATACTCAGTTCGTCATCAACGATCAGAACAGTTGCCATTATCTTCCTTAAGAACCAAGAGTATGGAGGATCAAGAATAAAAGTGTTGCATTTATAGTTTAACATGCTGCCATAAAAATTCACTGTTGAAAATTCATTGTAATTTAAAATAAAGGCTTTAATAAATAGCAAACCTCCCATGTTTTTAGTATGTTGTGTTGCTCTTGAAAAATTTTGTCTTGATTGTTCGAAATTAACCCCGACACTATCTGGCTGTAAAAATGAATATTGAAAAAGTATTAGTAACTGGTGCTGCAGGATTTATCGGTTTTCATCTTTCAAAAAGGCTCCTTGCCTCCGGAAAAAGTGTTGTCGGGTTGGACAACCTTAATGATTATTATGACCCGGATTTGAAAAAAGATCGTCTTCGGCAGCTCTCGCCTGATAATAATTTTACTCATGTTGATATTGATCTTGCCGACAGAAGGGCGATGGCTTCGCTTTTTCAGGAACACCGCTTCAATGCGGTGGTGAATCTGGCTGCTCAGGCCGGTGTTCGTTACTCTCTTGAGAACCCGCATTCTTATGTTGACACAAATCTGGTCGGTTTCGTAAATGTTCTCGAAGGATGCAGGCATTCCGGTGTAGACCATTTGGTGTTTGCTTCCTCAAGTTCGGTCTATGGGGCTAACACCAAAATGCCTTTTTCTGTACATGATAACGTCGATCACCCGTTATCGTTGTATGCAGCATCAAAGAAGGCGAATGAGCTCATGGCTCATACATACAGCCATTTGTTTGGGGTGAAGTGTACCGGGCTCAGATTTTTTACGGTATATGGTCCGTGGGGGAGACCTGACATGGCTTATTTCCTTTTTACAAAGGCTATTTTGAACAATGAGCCAATCAATATATTTAATAACGGTATGATGGGGCGTGATTTTACGTATATTGATGATATCGTGGAGGGGGTGTGTCGCGTGATTCATAAAAAGCCGAGCGCCAATCCAGAATGGAATGGCGACAATCCAGACCCATGTTCAAGTTTTAATCCTTACAGAATCTACAATATCGGTAATAATAAAAAGGAATCCCTGATGCATTTTATAGAGATTCTTGAAGATGCTCTTGGGAAAAAGGCGAAGA harbors:
- a CDS encoding PAS domain S-box protein codes for the protein MLDGNGHIFFSRNIATPPKDLLKNHIQWLLFLRVLILTILLGISVLLQTKTHDLIIPSINVIALFIAGVYLYTILSALILKGINNYRGFALLQLVSDALLLSCIVFATGGSQSIFTLLYLFPILAGGYLLLRLGGLLMAAVCTINYGFIILVELLYQPWLWTGIDNPVENIIVAMHFFAVHGIVFFLISGLSIVIFERMWKTEKALTESTLNYDRLEILYRQVFDDITTGIITTDEEDRITSFNNASEIISGFRREEVLNKAISDLLPDLKHEIESSLRQVTELTKKDSTRIPIGYSWSKLKIPGGQGNGRVYTMQDLSRIRDMEKQVKQAEKMATIGEMAAGIAHEFRNPLAAISGATQVLQQETAQELSSHKLLDIVIRESDRLEKTIDEFLQFSKPAEPIMNWFSIRNLINETVQLLQQGARWKSRSCRTVTLVSDDLDFWADSKQVQQVLVNLISNACHALGEKGGDITVEATEETDQTGKEYAVLKVSDCGPGIKEEVLGKIYDPFFTTSENGTGLGLSIVKQIVESHNGRIEVTSVPDEQTVFKVFFPLPS
- a CDS encoding sigma-54 dependent transcriptional regulator, with translation MATVLIVDDELSMREFLTILLEKDGFETFSAENGMAALDIIRRADVDLVITDIRMPGMGGLELLAEIKKTESSLPVIMITAYASPEDAVMAMKNGAFDYITKPFKVDEIKNIISTALSSSSVVKALTHKPLTEFEGIIGKSQEMRKIYDMIQRVAPTHANIMIYGESGTGKELVAQAIHNLSNVSENPFVPITCSAIPESIIESELFGHVKGSFTGAITNKMGLFEQANHGSAFLDEIGELTPFIQTKLLRVLQEREFKRVGGADTVKINVRIISATNRDLEEEVLASRFREDLFYRLAVVPIRIPPLRERREDIPLLVDHFLEKYSRIFNKEVKALSSYVMEVLMNYDYRGNVRELENIIERGVALESSNIILPESLTLSLYGKEKVGAPPPIPDPIDMDNVYESGLEKVMEQTEKSFIEDALRRANNSKMRAADLLKISFRSLRYKIQKYKL
- a CDS encoding NAD-dependent epimerase, translated to MNIEKVLVTGAAGFIGFHLSKRLLASGKSVVGLDNLNDYYDPDLKKDRLRQLSPDNNFTHVDIDLADRRAMASLFQEHRFNAVVNLAAQAGVRYSLENPHSYVDTNLVGFVNVLEGCRHSGVDHLVFASSSSVYGANTKMPFSVHDNVDHPLSLYAASKKANELMAHTYSHLFGVKCTGLRFFTVYGPWGRPDMAYFLFTKAILNNEPINIFNNGMMGRDFTYIDDIVEGVCRVIHKKPSANPEWNGDNPDPCSSFNPYRIYNIGNNKKESLMHFIEILEDALGKKAKKNYLPMQPGDVPATYANIDDLVRDVGFKPSTPIKMGIRNFVDWYREYYKI